A genomic region of Vitis vinifera cultivar Pinot Noir 40024 chromosome 7, ASM3070453v1 contains the following coding sequences:
- the LOC100266560 gene encoding LRR receptor-like serine/threonine-protein kinase SIK1, with translation MLKQRTWVAVAAVVVGFQLLGMCNLFALAMLDPLDFLALQSIRKGLEDLPGSNFFASWDFTSDPCNFAGVYCDSDKVLALNLGDPRAGSPGLTGHLDPAIGKLSALVEFTVVPGRIIGSLPQTLSQLKNLRFLAVSRNFISGEIPATLGQLRVLQTLDLSYNQLTGGIPRSIGTLPALSNVILCHNRLSGTVPPLLSQTLTRLDLKHNDLSGSISPSSLPPSLQYLSLSWNRLSGTVDRALTRMNRLNYLDLSMNRFSGCIPGRVFTFPITNLQLQRNSFTGPVQPPSQVTITTVDLSFNRLSGQISPLFSTVQNLYLNNNRFIGHVPATLVDRLLAANIQILYLQHNYLTGIEINPTASIPLSSSLCLQYNCMVPPVQTPCPLKAGKQKTRPTAQCVEWKG, from the coding sequence atgTTGAAGCAGAGAACATGGGTGGCGGTGGCGGCGGTGGTGGTGGGATTTCAGTTGTTGGGTATGTGTAATTTGTTTGCGCTTGCGATGTTGGACCCTCTTGATTTCTTGGCTCTGCAATCTATTCGGAAGGGCTTGGAGGACTTGCCTGGTTCCAATTTTTTTGCCTCCTGGGACTTCACTTCCGACCCATGCAACTTCGCCGGCGTTTACTGCGACTCCGATAAGGTTCTCGCGTTGAATCTCGGCGATCCCAGGGCGGGTTCGCCGGGTCTCACCGGTCATCTTGATCCTGCAATTGGGAAGCTCTCTGCTCTCGTCGAGTTCACCGTGGTTCCGGGGAGGATTATCGGCTCTTTGCCGCAGACTCTGTCGCAGTTGAAGAATCTTCGGTTTCTAGCCGTTAGTCGAAACTTTATCTCCGGCGAGATTCCAGCTACATTGGGCCAGCTTCGGGTTCTGCAGACTCTCGATCTCAGTTACAATCAACTCACCGGCGGGATTCCTCGCTCGATCGGAACATTGCCGGCATTGTCTAACGTCATTCTCTGTCACAACCGTCTTTCCGGTACAGTGCCTCCCCTTCTCTCCCAGACCCTAACCCGGCTCGACCTCAAGCACAACGACCTCTCCGGTTCTATCTCACCTTcttctctccctccctccctccagTACCTCTCGCTCTCCTGGAACCGCCTCTCCGGAACGGTCGATCGCGCCCTGACCCGTATGAACCGGCTGAACTATCTCGACCTAAGCATGAACCGGTTCTCCGGCTGCATTCCTGGGCGAGTATTCACATTCCCAATCACAAACCTCCAATTACAAAGAAACTCATTCACCGGCCCGGTCCAACCGCCATCTCAAGTCACAATCACGACCGTTGATCTCAGCTTCAACCGGCTCTCCGGCCAAATCTCACCCTTATTCTCAACGGTCCAGAACCTTTACCTCAACAACAACCGGTTCATTGGCCACGTCCCTGCTACTCTAGTGGACCGGTTACTAGCTGCGAACATACAAATACTGTATCTACAGCACAACTATCTGACCGGAATCGAGATCAATCCAACGGCTTCAATTCCTCTAAGCTCCTCACTCTGTCTCCAGTATAACTGTATGGTCCCGCCCGTACAGACGCCTTGCCCACTCAAGGCTGGGAAGCAGAAGACGAGGCCAACTGCACAGTGTGTTGAGTGGAAGGGGTAA
- the LOC100244218 gene encoding LEC14B protein isoform X1: MYFTASEGAANEMGYAMSRLELDSDFCDAGKDIHGNDNTERLNKELNHLDHEISQLTKLRSGPHECLSQIIPGKRDSPVSTVKMLAGREGNYSGRGRFSSADCCHMLSRYLPVNGPWLVDQMTSRAYVSQFSADGSLFVAGFQGSHIRIYNVDRGWKVQKNILAKSLRWTVTDTSLSPDQRHLVYASMSPIVHIVNIGSAATESLANITEIHDGLDFSAADDEGYSFGIFSVKFSTDGRELVAGSSDDSIYVYDLEANKLSLRILAHTSDVNTVCFADESGHLIYSGSDDSLCKVWDRRCFISKGKPAGVLMGHLEGITFIDSRGDGRHLISNSKDQSIKLWDIRKMSSNATCTPGFRNYEWDYRWMDYPTQARELKHPCDQSLSTYKGHSVLRTLIRCYFSPSYSTGQKYIYSGSSDSCIYIYDLLTGAQVATLEHHKSVVRDCNWHPNYPILVSSSWDGDIVKWEFPGNGEPPLIKKRIRRKYL; the protein is encoded by the exons ATGTATTTTACAGCCAGTGAGGGTGCTGCTAATGAAATGGGGTATGCCATGAGTAGATTGGAGCTAGATTCTGATTTCTGTGATGCTGGCAAGGACATCCATGGAAATGATAACACTGAAAGACTCAACAAAGAATTGAATCATTTAGATCATGAAATTTCCCAGCTCACAAAGCTTAGATCGGGACCTCACGAATGTCTGAGTCAGATTATTCCTGGAAAGCGGGACTCACCTGTTTCGACGGTTAAGATGCTGGCGGGTCGAGAAGGGAATTATTCAGGAAGGGGAAGGTTCTCATCAGCTGATTGTTGTCATATGTTAAGTAGATATTTGCCTGTCAATGGTCCTTGGCTTGTGGACCAAATGACAAGTCGAGCTTATGTGTCGCAATTTTCTGCTGATGGTTCCCTGTTTGTTGCAGGGTTTCAG GGAAGCCATATTAGAATATACAATGTGGATAGAGGGTGGAAAGTGCAGAAGAATATTCTTGCAAAAAGCTTGCGATGGACAGTCACTGATACATCTCTCTCCCCTGATCAACGCCATCTT GTTTATGCCAGCATGTCACCTATTGTCCATATTGTTAATATTGGATCTGCTGCAACAGAATCTCTTGCAAACATTACG GAGATTCATGATGGTTTGGATTTTTCTGCTGCTGATGATGAGGGTTATTCTTTTGGAATCTTCTCAGTGAAATTTTCCACAGATGGGCGAGAGCTTGTAGCTGGAAGTAGTGATGATTCAATATATGTTTATGATCTTGAAGCAAATAAGCTTTCCCTTAGAATTTTGGCACACACG TCTGATGTCAATACTGTATGCTTTGCTGATGAAAGTGGGCATCTTATTTATTCTGGGAGTGATGATAGTTTGTGCAAG GTTTGGGACAGACGTTGCTTCATATCAAAAGGGAAGCCTGCAGGAGTCCTGATGGGACACCTAGAAGGAATTACTTTTATTGATAGCCGTGGAGATGGTCGTCATCTCATTTCAAATAGTAAAGACCAGTCTATCAAACTTTGGGACATCCGAAAAATGTCCTCCAATGCTACTTG CACTCCAGGGTTCAGGAATTATGAATGGGATTATAGATGGATGGATTATCCAACCCAGGCAAGAGAGTTGAAACACCCATGTGATCAATCACTTTCCACTTATAAAGGTCATTCAGTCCTGCGTACTCTCATACGCTGCTACTTCTCCCCGTCTTATAG CACTGGTCAGAAATACATCTACTCTGGATCTAGCGATTCTTgcatttatatttatgatttg CTGACCGGAGCCCAAGTTGCAACACTGGAGCACCATAAATCAGTCGTAAGAGATTGTAATTGGCACCCTAATTATCCAATCCTGGTTAGCTCTTCATGGGATGGAGACATTGTCAAGTGGGAATTCCCTGGGAATGGAGAGCCCCCTTTGATCAAGAAACGAATCCGGCGGAAATATTTATAG
- the LOC100244218 gene encoding LEC14B protein isoform X2 — MGYAMSRLELDSDFCDAGKDIHGNDNTERLNKELNHLDHEISQLTKLRSGPHECLSQIIPGKRDSPVSTVKMLAGREGNYSGRGRFSSADCCHMLSRYLPVNGPWLVDQMTSRAYVSQFSADGSLFVAGFQGSHIRIYNVDRGWKVQKNILAKSLRWTVTDTSLSPDQRHLVYASMSPIVHIVNIGSAATESLANITEIHDGLDFSAADDEGYSFGIFSVKFSTDGRELVAGSSDDSIYVYDLEANKLSLRILAHTSDVNTVCFADESGHLIYSGSDDSLCKVWDRRCFISKGKPAGVLMGHLEGITFIDSRGDGRHLISNSKDQSIKLWDIRKMSSNATCTPGFRNYEWDYRWMDYPTQARELKHPCDQSLSTYKGHSVLRTLIRCYFSPSYSTGQKYIYSGSSDSCIYIYDLLTGAQVATLEHHKSVVRDCNWHPNYPILVSSSWDGDIVKWEFPGNGEPPLIKKRIRRKYL; from the exons ATGGGGTATGCCATGAGTAGATTGGAGCTAGATTCTGATTTCTGTGATGCTGGCAAGGACATCCATGGAAATGATAACACTGAAAGACTCAACAAAGAATTGAATCATTTAGATCATGAAATTTCCCAGCTCACAAAGCTTAGATCGGGACCTCACGAATGTCTGAGTCAGATTATTCCTGGAAAGCGGGACTCACCTGTTTCGACGGTTAAGATGCTGGCGGGTCGAGAAGGGAATTATTCAGGAAGGGGAAGGTTCTCATCAGCTGATTGTTGTCATATGTTAAGTAGATATTTGCCTGTCAATGGTCCTTGGCTTGTGGACCAAATGACAAGTCGAGCTTATGTGTCGCAATTTTCTGCTGATGGTTCCCTGTTTGTTGCAGGGTTTCAG GGAAGCCATATTAGAATATACAATGTGGATAGAGGGTGGAAAGTGCAGAAGAATATTCTTGCAAAAAGCTTGCGATGGACAGTCACTGATACATCTCTCTCCCCTGATCAACGCCATCTT GTTTATGCCAGCATGTCACCTATTGTCCATATTGTTAATATTGGATCTGCTGCAACAGAATCTCTTGCAAACATTACG GAGATTCATGATGGTTTGGATTTTTCTGCTGCTGATGATGAGGGTTATTCTTTTGGAATCTTCTCAGTGAAATTTTCCACAGATGGGCGAGAGCTTGTAGCTGGAAGTAGTGATGATTCAATATATGTTTATGATCTTGAAGCAAATAAGCTTTCCCTTAGAATTTTGGCACACACG TCTGATGTCAATACTGTATGCTTTGCTGATGAAAGTGGGCATCTTATTTATTCTGGGAGTGATGATAGTTTGTGCAAG GTTTGGGACAGACGTTGCTTCATATCAAAAGGGAAGCCTGCAGGAGTCCTGATGGGACACCTAGAAGGAATTACTTTTATTGATAGCCGTGGAGATGGTCGTCATCTCATTTCAAATAGTAAAGACCAGTCTATCAAACTTTGGGACATCCGAAAAATGTCCTCCAATGCTACTTG CACTCCAGGGTTCAGGAATTATGAATGGGATTATAGATGGATGGATTATCCAACCCAGGCAAGAGAGTTGAAACACCCATGTGATCAATCACTTTCCACTTATAAAGGTCATTCAGTCCTGCGTACTCTCATACGCTGCTACTTCTCCCCGTCTTATAG CACTGGTCAGAAATACATCTACTCTGGATCTAGCGATTCTTgcatttatatttatgatttg CTGACCGGAGCCCAAGTTGCAACACTGGAGCACCATAAATCAGTCGTAAGAGATTGTAATTGGCACCCTAATTATCCAATCCTGGTTAGCTCTTCATGGGATGGAGACATTGTCAAGTGGGAATTCCCTGGGAATGGAGAGCCCCCTTTGATCAAGAAACGAATCCGGCGGAAATATTTATAG